The Kiritimatiellia bacterium genomic interval TCAGGCGGTGGAAGCATCCTTGTGGACCGATGCGGAGGGGGTCCGGCTCGCTCTTTTCGAACCGATGAGCGCACGGATCGTCCTCCGCGACGGTACCGCCGTGCGGCTAGAGCTGGAGGGAGATGTGCTGGCCGACGAGCCGCTGCGCCTGGTCGTCGAACCGGCACGGCCGGCGGAGTTTGATCTGCGCGTTCGGCGGCCGCTTTGGGCACGACAGGTGCGCGCACGCGTTGCCGGACGACCGGTCGAAGCCGGGACTGCGCGCTGGATCTCGCTGGGACGGAACTGGCCGAGCCGGACGGTGGTCGAGCTCTCGCTGGCGACGCCCGTGCACGCGGAGCTCTTCGAACCAGCCAGGTATGCGTGGACGGATGTCGAGCTGCAAAAGGCGGCGGAGGAATGGGCGTCGCTCGGAGTGCCGCGGTGGGATCCGACAAGGCGCAAGACGGTACAGGTGAAGACTGTCACGCCAGCCGACGCGCTGCCGCACACACGGGCGGTCTTTTGGTTTAAGGGACCGGTCGCGCTTGCGCGGGACGCGCGGCTCGGCGAGGTCGCGCCGATGCGGCGGTGGCCGTGGAGCGTTGGTGAGCCGCCGACGCCGCGCGCGGAGCCGCTGCCCGCACCCGCGAACGTCTGGAAAGCGTGGCGGCTAGTATGGCCCGATGGCACTCGCGCGGAGGTCTGTGACTTTTCCTCCGCGGGCAATACGTGGGACGCGCGCTCGCGCTTCAGCGCCGTCTGGCTGTGCGCCGATCGAACAGGTGGCGGGTCCGATTCCGCCGCGGCGCAGTGAGCTCGCGCGCGAGCAGCGCTGCGCCGACGGCAGTTTCTTCCGCCGCAGGCGACAGCGCCATCGGCAGTCCGAACTCGCGCCGCACCATATCGCGCAGCAGCGGGTTGCGACGCAGCGCATTCCCGCTGGCGACGATGCGGCGCCGGCCGCGCAGCGCGATCGCCGGCAACCGCTCCCGGAGATTGCGCGCAATGCCTCGAGCCACCCCACGCGCCAGTTCACCGAGTCGCGGTGGGATCGGACCGAGCCGCTCGATCCGGCCGGTCCGCCCCTCCTCGCCCCGCTCTCCGAACCAACAGGGGTCCACGAGCACCTCGCGGCGGGCCCTCCGGCCGAGACGGTTGAGCCGGCCAAACACCTCGCCGCGCGGCGGACGCCGGCCCGTTGCGGCAGCGCACCAGTCCTGTACGAGCTCCGCCAGCCAGCGCCACGCCGCCCCACCGTTCAGCGAGGCGGCGGTGCACAGCCACTGCCCACCGAAATAGGGCCGGTACTCCCAGCGCGCTCCGCTCGGTCGCGACCGCGGGCACCGACGGCACACGACCGCCGCCTGCGCGCCGGTCCCCACCGTGACGGCGATCTCCTGCGCCGGCTCGCGCACCGTCGCGAACGCAGCGGCCGCCTGGTCCCCCACCGCCGCGGTGACGGGGATGCCGGCGGGCAGTCCCCACGCCCGGGCGGCCTGTGCACTCACGGTTCCCGCCGCACTTCCGTTCGAAACCACGCCCGGCAACCACCGCAGCGGCACGTGCAGCCGTGCAAGGGCGGCGCGGTCCCACCGGTGCCGCAGCGAGTCATACACCCCCCACGAGTCGGCGATGGACTCTGTCATCGGCGGCCGGGGGAGCCCGCACAACTCCGCGACCACCACGTCGCCGATGTTCAACGCGAGCGCTGCGCCGCGCGAGGGCGCAATCCGCGAGCGCCGCCACCACGCCAGCGTCACCGCACCGTAGCCGGCCTGCAGCATGCGGCGCGCTCGACGCCGCAGTCCCGCCAGCCAGCCGGGCCGCTCGATCGCCCGCGCGTCCTGCCAGGTGACCAGCGGTGTGAGCGGCCGTCCCCGACGGTCAACCAGCAGCACGCCGTGCATTTGCGCCGCAATACCCACCCCGCCGACACGCCGCCGTAGCGACGCCGGCAGCGAGCGAACCAGCGCGCGCGCACAACGCAGAGTGCGGCGAGCGTCTTGTTCCGCGCGGCCCTGCGGCACCGGCAGGTCCGCGCGATGCGGCCGCGATCGCACCGTAAGCACCCGTCCGTCGCCGGCGATGAGCACCGCGGCCACCTTGCTGGTACCAAAATCCAAACCGAGCCACACCAGCCCTTCCCCGTCCGCATGGCGGCGCACCGCTGAGCCGCGAGCGAAGAACGGCGCCGCGGCACTATGGCTTGGCTTCATCGGGAGCACCGACAACCGCAGCGACTGTAGCGCGCGGTGCGCCCCACCTCCAGCGCCGCTTGACGCGGATGCGCGCGCAAGCTCACGATTCGCGCGGCCCGTGCGAACCGACAGGCACCGGCCGTCTTCGAGCGCACCCCGATGAAGGACGTCCCGAACGATGCCACGGTCAGCGGAACGGTGGCGATCGTCGGCCGGCCGAACGTCGGCAAGTCCGCACTGTTCAACCGAATCGTCGGCCGACGCCTCGCGATCGTGCACGACGAGCCGGGTGTCACGCGCGATCGCATCGCCGCGGAGGCGCGATGGGCGGGCCGAACCTTCCGGCTGTTTGATACCGGCGGTCTCGCTCTCATTGACCGCGCCCGCGCACCGGACGAGATCACCGCGGCGATCCGCCAGCAGGTGGAGGCCGCGATCGAAGACGCCGACGCGATCGTGATGGTCACCGACGTGCAGGCGGGTTGCACGCCGCTCGATGAGGAGGTCGCACAGCGACTGCGCGAGTCCGGCCGCCCAGTCGCAGTGGCTGCCAACAAGGCCGACCGGTCCGAGCTGGAGCCGGCCGCGGTTGAGTTCCACCGATTGGGCTGGCCGGTGTTTGCGGTCTCCGCGGAGCACGGTCGCGGCGTGGATGCGCTTTTGGACTGGGTCGTGGCCCGCTGGCCGTCGCGCCCCGAGGGCGGCGGTTCGCAGTCCGTCGGCCCGCCGCCCACCCGTGTCGTGGTGCTCGGCCGGCCCAACGCGGGCAAATCCTCGTTCATCAACCGGCTTTTGCGGCAGGAGCGCCTGGTGGTCTCACCGGTGCCCGGCACCACCCGCGACTGCGTAGAAGTGCCGTTCTCAGTGGACATCGGCGGCGGCCGCCGGTCGTACCTGCTTGTCGACACCGCCGGACTGCGGGCCTCCAAGCGGCTCGAGTCGGCGGTGGAGCGGTTCAGCATCGCCCGCGCGGAGCGGGCGCTGCGGCGGGCGGACCTCGCGGTGGTGATGCTCGACGCCTCGCTGGGGCCCACCCGTCAGGACCAGCGTATCGGGCGGATGGTGGCCGACTCGATGGTCGGCTGCGTGCTGGTCGCGAACAAATGGGATCTGGTCACCGCGGGTCTGTCGCCCCGCGAGCGTCGCCTTCGCGAGCGCGACGCCCGTGAGGATCTCCGGCGCGAGTTCCCGTTTCTCGATTACGCACCGATGTGCTTCGCCTCCGCGCTCACCGGCGAGGGAGTGGCGGAGGTCGTCCGGGCGCTGGACCAAGCCGCCGGCCACACGCTCACGCGGTTGACAACGGGTTTGCTGAACCGGGTGCTCCACGAGGCGGTGGAGCGGCAGGCTCCGCCGACGGTGAAAGGACGGCGATTGAAGCTCTACTACGCGGTGCAGACCGGTGTCCGGCCGCTGCGCGTGCGTCTGTACGTGAACGATCCGGCGTTGCTGCTGCCGACCTATCGCGCCTATCTGGTCCACCGCCTTCGCGCTGCCTGGAGCCTCGAGGGCGCGCCGCTGGTGCTCGAGGCGGAGCCCCGGCCCCGCGGCGCTCACCGCGGCGTCTCTGGCGCGGCCGCCTCCTCCGACGGCGCGCCGGCACCGAACCGTGCGCCGGGCCCTGCTGGATCCGGGCGGTAGACGCCGGGCGCCTCGGCCACAAACCGCGGGTCTGCGAACACCGACCGCCGGTCGAAACCGCGTTGGTGCAGGAACTCCGCGATCCGTTCCGCCGGAACGCGCTCCTCGCCCCACCACAGTCCCTCCCCCGAGGGCTGGAACCACAGGTTCTCATCCATCGTGAGCGCCGCGGTCCAGTCCCGCCCCTGCAGCCGCACTAGGCTGTCGGCCGAGCGGGCGAAAATGTTCCGGCGGATCACGAAGTTCGTCGTTCGCGCCGCGTTGTCGAAAAACATCAGATGTCGGCTGTTCGGATCGGGCCTCTGTGCGTGCCCCCAGCCGCGGCCCGCATCCACGCAGGTGTTGTACTCAAAGCGAATGTTCTCGGTGAGACTCGCCTCGCCCCGGTTCCAGTATTCGAACGAATACTCGCAGTTCCAAACCACGTTGCGCCGCCACACAATGTTCCGCTGCCGGTTGGTCCCCGCACCCTGATTCGTAAGCGCGGCGTCGTAGATTTCCCACAACCGGCACTCCTCCACACGGCAGTCCTCGGCGTCCGCCCAGAACTCAATGCCGTTGCCATACCGCACCGGCCGACCGTCCTTGCGCCAGTGTTGCAGGCCGCCGCCGATCCATGCCAGGTCGCATCGCCGGACGGTGATGCCCCGCGTCGAGCCGCCACCGATCCCGTGCGCGGCGCCGTAGGCAAGCACAAGGTCCTCGTAGACGACCCACGAACAACGGGTCTGGTCAATGATGTGGCGCGTCAGTGCCAGCTCGATCTCGCGGTGACGTCGCGCGGGATGCTCCGCGCACACGAGCGTCACGCACCGCGTCCGCGGGTCATACCAGAAATCGTACTCGCCGCGCAGTTCCGCCGCCGACCATCGTTTCACTCCCCAGCGCGCGCCGCCATCGAAAATGATGTTCCCGACGTCCGCATCCAGCTCGAACGGCGGAGAGCGTCGGGGCCGGACTTGCTGCCACCGCAGCCCCTCCAGCTGTAGCGCGGTCGCCGGCTCGAGCAGGCCGCCGAGCATCCACGCGATCTCCGCCTCCGTACAGCTTTCGCCGACGGCGAACATCAACGCAGAGGCGACATCGCCCGATGCCACCATGAATGCGGGCGGCGCCAGCGGCCGCCACGGCGCGCGGGGCTCGCGCAACCGTACCTCCACCGCGCCGCGCAACGGGCCGAGCGCACGGACGCCCAGCCGCCAGTATTCGCCGGCGCGAACCGCGCCCACTGGCAGCACCAGCTGCACGTGATTTGGCCGAATGCCGGGCGCACCACACCCGAGCTTCAGCGCGCCGTTCGTTGCGCGCTCGAATGCGACCTGCGCGCCCCCCTCCGTGTGCAGATATGCGCGAGGCACATCGAGATGCCGGACGGCGCCGATTTCGTCGTACCGGGGTGGCGCGCTGCGCCACCGCTGCGGGCCGGCGGGTAGCCAGTCGTCCGCACCCGCCATCGAGACCGAGCCCAGCAGGCGCGGCGTCGGCCCCTGGCCGTAGGCGCCATACACGATGGGCGCCCCCGGTGCACCGGAGCGAGGCCGCAACTGACCCCGCCATTCGCCACCGCGGCGGAACAACACGTGATCGCCCGGCGCCAGCGCCGCGCGGTTCACCCGTGCGAGCGTCGCCCACGCGCGCTCCGGCGAGGTACCGTCGGCGTCATCGCGGCCACCCCGGTCGTCTACGTACCAGGTGGCCGCATGAGCGGCGGCCGCGAGCGTGACGACCGCCAGCGCACTGGACGGCCAACGTCGCGGCGCGGGCATACGCGCAGTATAGCGGCGGAGAAACCGCGCACGAGCCGCGCTCGCCGCGCACGACCGCGCCGGCTATGTTCGCGCGCAGTGCACACCGCTCTTCCTATTGTCGAACTTCGTGACGAACTGCTCGATGCGATGCGAGTCGCTCGTCGTGCGGTGGTCTGCGCACCCACCGGTTCCGGCAAGTCCACGCAGATTCCGCAAATGCTCGTGGACGGCGGCGTCGCGCCCGGCCAGGTGGTCGTGCTGCAGCCACGCCGGCTCGCCGCGCGACTGCTGGCCGCGAGGGTCGCCCGCGAGCGCGGCGGCACGCCCGGGGAAGAAGTCGGATACCAAGTGCGATTCGAGACGCTCTGCGGACCGTCCACGCGGATCCGCTACGTCACCGAGGGTGTGCTGCTGCGCCAAATGCTCGACGATCCACTGCTGCAGGGAGTTTCGGTGGTCATCTTTGACGAGTTTCACGAGCGTCACCTTTACGGGGACGTGACACTGGCGCTGGCGCTCGAGCTGCAGGAGGGGCCACGGCCCGACCTGCGGCTGATCGTGATGAGCGCCACGCTCACACCGGAGCCGCTGCGCGCCTATCTCGGCGACGCCCGCCTGTTGCAGTCGCCGGGACGCGCGCACCCGGTCGAGATTCGATACCGCGCCCCCGACCCGCGACGCGGCCCTTCACCGCCGGTCTGGGAGCAGGCCGCCGATGCCTGGGCGGAATGGGCGCGCGCCGGCGGCGACGGCGTCGCACTGATTTTCATGCCCGGCCACTGGGAAATCCGCCGCACGATCGAGGCGGTTCTCAGCCGCCCCGAAGCCCGCGGGTGGGCGGTGTTGCCGTTGCACGGCGACCTGCCGCCGGCACAGCAGGAGGAGGCGGTCGCTGCCGGCGGTGGCCGGCGCGTCATCGTCGCCACAAATGTCGCCGAAACCTCGATCACGATCGAGGGCGTGCGATTGGTGGTGGACAGCGGCCTCGCCCGGATCGCCCGGTACGACCCCGCCCGCGGCATGGACACGCTGCTGATCGAGCGCATCAGCCGTGCCGCCGCCGACCAGCGCGCCGGCCGCGCTGGCCGCACGGGTCCCGGCCTGTGTATCCGGCTGTGGTCCGAACGTGATCAGGCGGCGCGACCGGCGGCGGAGACGCCGGAGGTTCTGCGAGTGGACCTCAGCGAGGTCGCGCTGTTGTTGAAAGCTGCCGGCGTGCGCGATCTGGCCGAGTTCCGCTGGCTGGACGCGCCTTCCGCGGAGCGCCTGCGGTGCGCGGAAACCCTGCTGCAGGCGCTCGGGGCGCTCGACGAACAAGGCGACATCACTCCCCTCGGCCGCCGTCTGCTCGCGTTTCCGGTGCATCCACGCCACGCACGGATGTTGTTGGAGGCTGCACGCCGTGGCGCCACCGCGCCGGTCGCGGCGGTGGCGGCGATGATCCAGGGGCGCGACTTCTGGTTGCCGCGTGTACCGCGGGAGGTCGAGACGCGTCGCAGGGAACTGTTCGTGTCCGACCACGACGCGACGGACTTCGCACCGCGCCTGCGGGCGCTCGCGTGGGCTGAACGCCAGCGTTGGAATCCGGCGGCAGGGGCCGCGCTCGGTCTCCACATGGCCGCCGCGCGCGAGGCCGCCGCGCTGCGGGACCGGTTCCTCTCGATCGCGCGGGCGGACGGGCTGCCGGTCCCCGACGCCGCGCCGGACGATGCTGAACTTCGCCGCTGCGTGCTGGCCGCGTTCGCGGACCGTGTCGCGCGCCGCCTTGACGCCGGCACGCTGCGCTGCCGGCTCGTCCACGGTCGGCGCGGCGAGCTGGCGCGATCGAGCATCGTGCGCGAGGCCCCGTTGCTGGTCGCCGCGGAGGTTCGCGAAACACAGGGCCGGGAGATCGAAGTGGTGCTCTCGCTCGTGACCGCGATCGAGGAGGCGTGGCTGCACGAGCTGGCGCCCGGCGCCATCCGGGAGCGCAGCGTCGTTGAGTGGGACCCCGCCGCCCGCCGCGTCGTTGGCTGGCGGGAGCGGGTGTACCACGACCTGCCGCTCCAGCGGGCCCCGGCCGAACCGGATGCCGCACAGGCCGCGGAGCTGCTGGCGGCCGCAGTACTGCGAGGCGACGCGGCACCGCCGGGGTGGGACGAGCCCGTGCGGCGCTGGCGGCGCCGGGTGGAGCTGGTGGCCCGGTTCGTGCCGGAGGCCGGTGTGCGCGAACTCACCGAGGAGGATCTCCGTGCCGCTCTCGTCGATGCGTGCCGCGGCGCGCTCAGCGCGCGAGATCTGCGCGACCGATCGTGGCTGGCGGCAGTAAAACGGCAGATGCCAGCCACCCACGTCGCGGCAGTGGAACGGCTGGCGCCGGAACGCGTCGAGCTGACCCCGGCCGGCCGGCCGGTGCGCGTGAACTACGACGACACCGGCGAACCATGGATCGCAGCGACGATCCAGCAGCTGTATGGCGTTGAGCGCCTGCCGGCGATTCTCGGCGGACGGCTGACCCCCGTACTGCACGTGCTGGCACCGAACCAGCGAGCGGTGCAGATCACGCGCGACCTCGCCGCGTTCTGGCAGCGGGAGTATCCAAACCTTCGCGCACAGCTCGCACGGCGGTATCCGAAGCACGAATGGCGCTGAGGCGCTAGCGAAGCGCATGCGCCGGTGCTAGCCTCATGTCGTCCAGCCCGGCTGGCCGGAGGTGGATATGAACCGGAACGCCATAGGAGTTTTGCTCGCGGTCGCGGTCGGTGCCGGGGCCGCGGAGCCGCCACCGGCCGGCTGGAGCCACACGCTGAGCCTCGGCCTGAACCTCAGCGACGGCAACACCGAGGTGCAACGCTACAACGCCAGCTGGTTGAGCGCCTGGCGCGGCACCTCCGCTGAGCTCCGGCTGCTCGCCGACTACAACTATGGTGAGAGCTCGGGCGTCCGGGACGTGGACAACGCACGCGCGGAGACCGGCCTCCGCCGCAATCTGGATGCCGCATGGTTTGTGCTCGCGAACGCCGGCTACCAGCAGGACCAGGTCGCGGACGTGAACTACCGCTGGATTCTCTCGCCGGGCGCGGGCCTTCGCCTCCTCGACCGGAGAACCGTCCGGCTCACCGTTGAAGCCGGCCCCGCATGGCTCGCCGAAGATGTGGGCGGCGTGCGGGACCGGTACTGGAGCCTTCGGGTGGCGGAGCGATGGGAACTGGAGCTGGGCAGTGGCGCGAAGCTCTGGCAGTCGCTGGAATATCTGCCGGCGTTCGACGACTTGAGCGACGTCCTCATCAACGCGGAGTTCGGCGCAGAGGCGGCGCTGAACGCGCGGGTGAACCTCCGGCTCCTCGTACGGGACACCTATGACCGCACGCCGGCCGCAGCACGGGAAAAGAACGACGTCTCCGTCATCGGCGGCCTGGCGCTGAAGCTCTGAGACGCGCCCTCCGCCGACATGTACGAGTACGAACAGCTCGGTCTATTCTACCTGGGGCGGCTCGTCGATCCGGCAACCGGTCAGCTCGCCGACACGCCGCTGCTCTACGACTCCGCGGATCTGACGACTCACGCAGTGATCGTCGGCATGACCGGCAGCGGCAAAACGGGGTTGGGCGTTGTGCTGATCGAGGAGGCCGCGATCGACGGGGTGCCGGCGCTGGTGCTCGATCCGAAAGGCGATCTGGCCAATCTCCTGTTGCAGTTTCCCCAGATGGAGCCCGGCGATGTGCGACCGTGGGTGGACCCTTCGGAGGCGGCGCGGGAAGGGTTGGATCCGGAGGCGATGGCGGCGCGGATCGCGGCGGACTGGCGCCGCGGCCTCGAGGAGTGGGGCCAGCCACTGGAGCGGATCGCGCGGCTGCGCGCCGCCGCCGACTTCTCCGTGTACACGCCGGGCAGCACTGCCGGCCGGCCGCTGGCGTTGCTGCGCTCGCTCGAGCCGCCCAGCGGCGGCGCTGGAGACGATCCCTCGCGACTGCGCGACCGTGTCGCCGCCACCGCGGCCAGCCTGTTGAGCTGGGCGGGCGTGGATAGCGATCCCGTCCGCAGCCGGGAACACATCCTCGTCGCGGCGCTGATCGCGGACGCTTGGCAGCGCGGCCGTGCGGTGGACCTGCCTTCGCTGATCGGTGCGATTCAAAAACCGCCGTTTGACCGCATCGGAGTGTTCGACCTCGAAACCTTCTTTCCCGCCCGGGCGCGGCTCGAGCTCGCGATGCGGCTGAACCACCTGCTCGCCGCGCCCGGTTTCGCCGCATGGCTGGAAGGCGACCCGTTGGATGTGGGCCGGTTGCTCCATTCGCGCGATGGGCGTCCGCGCGTGTCGGTGGTATCGCTCGCGCATCTGGCCGACGAGGAACGCATGATGGTGGTGACGCTTCTGCTTGGCGAGGTCGTCGCGTGGATGCGGACGCAGCCCGGCACCTCCGCGCTGCGCGCGGTGCTCTACATGGACGAAATTTTCGGATTCTTTCCGCCGACCGCCGCGCCACCTTCGAAAGCGCCGATGCTCACGCTCCTCAAACAGGCCCGCGCCGCGGGGCTGGGCGTCGTGCTTGCAACACAGAATCCGGTGGACCTGGACTACAAGGGCCTCGGCAACACCGGCACTTGGATGATCGGCCGTCTGCAGACCGACCGCGACAAGGCCCGCGTGCTCGAGGGCCTTGCCTCCGCCGCCGGCGATGTGCCGACCGACCAGTTGGACCGGCTGATTTCGAACCTGGGCAAACGCACGTTTGTGATGCGCAACGTGCACGAGACGGCGCCGGTGCTGTTCCGTACTCGGTGGACCCTTTCGCTGCTGCGAGGCCCGCTCACCCTCGCGCAGATTCGCTCGCTGGCACCGGCCACGACGGCCCCGGAGCCGACCGTGTCCGCGCCGGCCGTGCCGCTTCTCTCCGCCGTCCCGACGGCGACGGTACCGCCGCTGGTGCCGCCGGACCTGCCGGAGATCGAATGGCCCGCGCCCGTGACCCCTTCCGGCCCGCGGG includes:
- a CDS encoding FGGY family carbohydrate kinase → MKPSHSAAAPFFARGSAVRRHADGEGLVWLGLDFGTSKVAAVLIAGDGRVLTVRSRPHRADLPVPQGRAEQDARRTLRCARALVRSLPASLRRRVGGVGIAAQMHGVLLVDRRGRPLTPLVTWQDARAIERPGWLAGLRRRARRMLQAGYGAVTLAWWRRSRIAPSRGAALALNIGDVVVAELCGLPRPPMTESIADSWGVYDSLRHRWDRAALARLHVPLRWLPGVVSNGSAAGTVSAQAARAWGLPAGIPVTAAVGDQAAAAFATVREPAQEIAVTVGTGAQAAVVCRRCPRSRPSGARWEYRPYFGGQWLCTAASLNGGAAWRWLAELVQDWCAAATGRRPPRGEVFGRLNRLGRRARREVLVDPCWFGERGEEGRTGRIERLGPIPPRLGELARGVARGIARNLRERLPAIALRGRRRIVASGNALRRNPLLRDMVRREFGLPMALSPAAEETAVGAALLARELTAPRRNRTRHLFDRRTARRR
- the hrpB gene encoding ATP-dependent helicase HrpB, with product MHTALPIVELRDELLDAMRVARRAVVCAPTGSGKSTQIPQMLVDGGVAPGQVVVLQPRRLAARLLAARVARERGGTPGEEVGYQVRFETLCGPSTRIRYVTEGVLLRQMLDDPLLQGVSVVIFDEFHERHLYGDVTLALALELQEGPRPDLRLIVMSATLTPEPLRAYLGDARLLQSPGRAHPVEIRYRAPDPRRGPSPPVWEQAADAWAEWARAGGDGVALIFMPGHWEIRRTIEAVLSRPEARGWAVLPLHGDLPPAQQEEAVAAGGGRRVIVATNVAETSITIEGVRLVVDSGLARIARYDPARGMDTLLIERISRAAADQRAGRAGRTGPGLCIRLWSERDQAARPAAETPEVLRVDLSEVALLLKAAGVRDLAEFRWLDAPSAERLRCAETLLQALGALDEQGDITPLGRRLLAFPVHPRHARMLLEAARRGATAPVAAVAAMIQGRDFWLPRVPREVETRRRELFVSDHDATDFAPRLRALAWAERQRWNPAAGAALGLHMAAAREAAALRDRFLSIARADGLPVPDAAPDDAELRRCVLAAFADRVARRLDAGTLRCRLVHGRRGELARSSIVREAPLLVAAEVRETQGREIEVVLSLVTAIEEAWLHELAPGAIRERSVVEWDPAARRVVGWRERVYHDLPLQRAPAEPDAAQAAELLAAAVLRGDAAPPGWDEPVRRWRRRVELVARFVPEAGVRELTEEDLRAALVDACRGALSARDLRDRSWLAAVKRQMPATHVAAVERLAPERVELTPAGRPVRVNYDDTGEPWIAATIQQLYGVERLPAILGGRLTPVLHVLAPNQRAVQITRDLAAFWQREYPNLRAQLARRYPKHEWR
- a CDS encoding DUF481 domain-containing protein, encoding MNRNAIGVLLAVAVGAGAAEPPPAGWSHTLSLGLNLSDGNTEVQRYNASWLSAWRGTSAELRLLADYNYGESSGVRDVDNARAETGLRRNLDAAWFVLANAGYQQDQVADVNYRWILSPGAGLRLLDRRTVRLTVEAGPAWLAEDVGGVRDRYWSLRVAERWELELGSGAKLWQSLEYLPAFDDLSDVLINAEFGAEAALNARVNLRLLVRDTYDRTPAAAREKNDVSVIGGLALKL
- a CDS encoding DUF87 domain-containing protein; protein product: MYEYEQLGLFYLGRLVDPATGQLADTPLLYDSADLTTHAVIVGMTGSGKTGLGVVLIEEAAIDGVPALVLDPKGDLANLLLQFPQMEPGDVRPWVDPSEAAREGLDPEAMAARIAADWRRGLEEWGQPLERIARLRAAADFSVYTPGSTAGRPLALLRSLEPPSGGAGDDPSRLRDRVAATAASLLSWAGVDSDPVRSREHILVAALIADAWQRGRAVDLPSLIGAIQKPPFDRIGVFDLETFFPARARLELAMRLNHLLAAPGFAAWLEGDPLDVGRLLHSRDGRPRVSVVSLAHLADEERMMVVTLLLGEVVAWMRTQPGTSALRAVLYMDEIFGFFPPTAAPPSKAPMLTLLKQARAAGLGVVLATQNPVDLDYKGLGNTGTWMIGRLQTDRDKARVLEGLASAAGDVPTDQLDRLISNLGKRTFVMRNVHETAPVLFRTRWTLSLLRGPLTLAQIRSLAPATTAPEPTVSAPAVPLLSAVPTATVPPLVPPDLPEIEWPAPVTPSGPRVARPFVLGRARLHFVDPSADVDTWVSWAELAPISGGDGLPDWSAGRRLDEVPPLSAPSAELVRSAPWSGMLPARSAQLWTKSFTVHLQQSAVLQLYRCLPLRMTSRPGEPEGEFRVRVGLALRERRDERVAEIRRRYAERLAALEQRIAAADQRVERERAQYRYQTMNATIAFGSVLLGALLGRKALGVGTVGRAATAMRSAGRIGRERGDVARAGEIAAQLRERLAALQQELQAELDRVAAECSPAAAPVEPFEIRPRKSDVVIELVALAWVPTTAGR